One segment of Vibrio mimicus DNA contains the following:
- the cydB gene encoding cytochrome d ubiquinol oxidase subunit II gives MFDYEILRLIWWVLIGVLLVGFAITDGFDMGVGALVPVIGKTDNERRVMINSIAPHWDGNQVWLITAGGALFAAWPLVYATSFSGFYLAMIVTLAALWLRPLGLDYRSKIESTKWRNNWDLAISASGFVPPIIFGVAFGNLLQGVPFQLSDFLMPTYHGSFFGLLNPFALLCGLVSLFMILLQGSTWLQMKTTADVHRRARNVSQLTGLLTVVCFVAAGFWIQHIDGYMVVGVIDGNAASNPLNKEVVREAGAWLNNFEAMPVLWLAPALGVFMPLFAVLATRFDKGGLAFLASSLGNAGVIFTAGFAMFPFVMPSSLNPVHSLTMWDATSSKLTLELMTVVAVVMVPIILGYTIWSYYKMFGRLDDKFIEDNKNSLY, from the coding sequence ATGTTTGATTACGAGATCTTACGACTCATTTGGTGGGTGCTCATCGGCGTGCTGCTAGTGGGTTTTGCCATCACAGATGGCTTTGATATGGGCGTCGGCGCGCTAGTCCCCGTGATTGGTAAAACGGATAATGAACGCCGAGTGATGATTAACTCTATTGCCCCACACTGGGATGGTAACCAAGTTTGGTTAATCACGGCTGGTGGTGCGCTGTTTGCCGCTTGGCCATTGGTGTACGCGACTTCATTTTCTGGATTCTATCTAGCAATGATTGTCACGCTTGCCGCATTATGGCTACGTCCACTTGGCTTGGATTATCGCTCTAAGATTGAAAGCACGAAATGGCGCAATAACTGGGATTTGGCGATTTCAGCTTCAGGCTTTGTTCCGCCAATCATCTTTGGTGTAGCGTTTGGTAACCTACTGCAAGGTGTACCATTCCAATTGAGTGATTTCTTGATGCCAACCTATCATGGTTCATTCTTTGGTTTGCTCAACCCATTTGCTCTGCTGTGTGGTTTAGTTAGCCTATTTATGATCTTGTTACAAGGTTCAACATGGCTACAAATGAAAACCACAGCAGATGTACATCGACGTGCACGTAATGTCTCTCAGTTGACTGGCTTGCTGACTGTTGTGTGCTTTGTTGCTGCTGGTTTCTGGATTCAACATATTGACGGCTACATGGTCGTTGGTGTGATTGATGGTAACGCTGCTTCTAACCCACTCAATAAAGAAGTGGTGCGTGAGGCGGGTGCGTGGTTGAATAACTTCGAAGCGATGCCTGTACTGTGGTTGGCTCCTGCATTGGGTGTATTTATGCCCCTATTCGCGGTGCTGGCAACTCGATTTGATAAAGGTGGCTTGGCATTCCTAGCTTCAAGTTTAGGTAACGCAGGGGTTATCTTTACTGCGGGCTTTGCAATGTTCCCATTCGTGATGCCATCAAGTTTGAATCCAGTACATAGTTTGACTATGTGGGATGCCACATCAAGTAAATTGACACTTGAGCTGATGACAGTGGTTGCGGTTGTCATGGTTCCAATTATTTTGGGTTACACCATCTGGAGTTACTACAAAATGTTTGGTCGCCTTGATGATAAATTCATCGAAGATAACAAGAATTCACTGTACTAA
- the tolA gene encoding cell envelope integrity protein TolA yields the protein MKENKSRKSNDAKSITISLALHGTLVAILLWGADFSMSDPEPTGQMIEAVVIDPQLVRQQAQQIRSQREEAAKKEQERLDKLRRESEQLEKNRQAEEERIRELKEQQAKEAKAAREAEKLREQKEQERLVAEQKAREEKDRAAKAEAERKVKEDAAKKAEQERVAKEAAAAKAEQQRIEREKEAKLAEEKAKREKEIAAKAEQDRLAKEKAAKEAADKAKKEKEKAAKAEADRKAQEAALNDIFGSLSDENQQNNAARQQFVTSEVGRYGAIYTQLIRQNLLVEDSFRGKQCKVNLKLIPTGTGALLGSLTVLDGDSRLCAATKRAVAQVNSFPLPKDQPDVVEKLKNINLTVAPE from the coding sequence ATGAAAGAGAATAAGTCCAGAAAGAGTAATGATGCTAAATCGATAACTATTTCGCTGGCGTTGCATGGAACTTTAGTGGCTATTTTGCTTTGGGGCGCTGATTTTTCTATGTCTGATCCAGAACCAACAGGACAGATGATAGAGGCGGTTGTGATTGATCCTCAGCTTGTTCGTCAGCAAGCTCAACAAATTCGCAGCCAACGTGAAGAGGCAGCGAAGAAAGAACAAGAGCGGCTTGATAAATTGCGCCGTGAAAGTGAGCAACTCGAGAAAAATCGACAAGCGGAAGAAGAAAGAATCCGTGAGTTAAAAGAGCAACAAGCCAAAGAAGCGAAAGCGGCTCGTGAAGCTGAAAAGTTACGAGAGCAAAAAGAGCAAGAGCGTCTAGTTGCTGAGCAAAAAGCACGTGAAGAAAAAGATCGTGCAGCAAAAGCAGAAGCCGAACGTAAAGTGAAGGAAGATGCGGCTAAAAAAGCTGAACAAGAGCGTGTAGCTAAGGAAGCTGCGGCGGCTAAAGCAGAACAGCAGCGCATTGAGCGTGAAAAAGAAGCCAAGCTGGCCGAAGAAAAAGCCAAACGCGAAAAAGAAATTGCCGCGAAAGCAGAGCAAGATCGTTTAGCAAAAGAGAAGGCCGCAAAAGAAGCGGCTGATAAGGCCAAGAAAGAAAAAGAGAAAGCGGCTAAAGCAGAAGCTGATCGTAAAGCTCAAGAAGCCGCACTAAATGATATATTTGGCAGTTTAAGTGATGAGAATCAGCAGAATAATGCGGCACGACAACAGTTTGTAACCTCTGAAGTTGGCCGCTATGGCGCGATCTATACACAGTTAATACGACAAAACCTGCTAGTAGAAGACAGTTTTCGAGGAAAACAGTGTAAGGTAAATCTGAAACTTATACCGACAGGGACTGGCGCTTTACTTGGTAGCTTAACAGTTCTGGATGGTGATAGTCGTTTGTGTGCAGCGACTAAACGTGCTGTAGCTCAGGTCAATAGTTTTCCATTACCCAAAGATCAACCTGACGTAGTGGAAAAATTGAAGAATATTAATTTAACAGTAGCACCTGAATAA
- the ybgE gene encoding cyd operon protein YbgE: MSNRSAKIAFYHQVIDKALFKALSLLLGFYNAVMVMWDPNSYAERIGGFNALIALLMIWGICSSMVFGLSFKPRYWLWQIIFSPYISLPILSYLTIVQFLN, from the coding sequence GTGAGTAATCGATCTGCAAAGATCGCTTTCTATCACCAAGTTATCGATAAGGCCTTATTTAAGGCCTTATCTTTACTGTTGGGGTTCTACAATGCTGTGATGGTGATGTGGGATCCTAATAGCTATGCTGAGAGAATTGGCGGTTTCAATGCACTCATTGCCCTATTAATGATCTGGGGTATATGTTCAAGTATGGTATTTGGGCTTAGTTTTAAACCTCGTTACTGGCTATGGCAGATTATTTTCAGCCCTTATATATCCCTACCAATCTTAAGTTATCTCACAATAGTTCAGTTTTTGAACTGA
- the ybgC gene encoding tol-pal system-associated acyl-CoA thioesterase: MNTFRWPVTVYYEDTDAGGVVYHANYLKFFERARTEMLRAVGVNQQVLLEQGTGFVVRHMETDFLKGARLDDHLEVITTVSELRKASLTFCQELVNPEGVLLSKATVKVACIDNENMRPKALPQLISLEFNCSDC, encoded by the coding sequence ATGAACACTTTTCGTTGGCCAGTCACGGTGTATTACGAAGATACTGACGCTGGTGGAGTGGTTTATCACGCAAACTATCTAAAATTCTTTGAAAGAGCTCGTACTGAAATGCTCCGCGCTGTTGGTGTTAATCAACAAGTTCTGTTGGAACAAGGTACGGGTTTTGTGGTCAGACACATGGAGACCGATTTTCTTAAAGGGGCTAGGTTAGATGACCACCTTGAAGTAATCACCACCGTGTCCGAATTAAGAAAAGCTTCTTTAACTTTCTGTCAGGAACTCGTTAATCCTGAGGGAGTGTTGTTGTCTAAAGCAACGGTTAAGGTAGCATGTATTGACAATGAGAATATGAGGCCCAAGGCGTTGCCTCAACTAATCAGTTTGGAGTTTAACTGCAGTGACTGCTGA
- the tolQ gene encoding protein TolQ — protein MTADISFLDLFLQASFLVKMVMLTLLGMSVASWAAIIKRSKVISAAEREADTFEDRFWSGIDLGALYQDVKKRKDDIYGIEEIFYAGFTEFARLRKTNPSAPDFVMEGTGRAMRVAVAREVDSLETSLPFLATVGSISPYIGLFGTVWGIMHSFIALGEVKQATLAMVAPGIAEALIATAIGLFAAIPAVMAYNRLSNKVSKLEHNYATFSEEFHTILHRQAMAGRE, from the coding sequence GTGACTGCTGATATTTCTTTTCTTGACCTTTTTTTACAAGCTAGCTTTCTCGTAAAAATGGTAATGCTAACCCTCTTGGGTATGTCTGTTGCTTCCTGGGCAGCAATTATCAAACGTAGCAAAGTGATTTCCGCAGCTGAGCGTGAAGCCGATACTTTTGAAGACCGTTTTTGGTCTGGGATTGATCTCGGAGCCCTATACCAAGATGTCAAAAAACGTAAAGATGACATCTATGGAATTGAGGAAATTTTTTATGCTGGCTTCACTGAATTTGCTCGCCTACGTAAAACTAACCCAAGTGCCCCAGACTTTGTAATGGAAGGTACAGGGCGTGCGATGCGTGTAGCAGTAGCTCGTGAAGTGGACTCGCTTGAAACCAGTTTGCCATTTCTCGCAACAGTCGGGTCTATCAGCCCTTATATCGGTCTATTTGGTACGGTATGGGGTATCATGCATTCTTTCATCGCTCTCGGCGAAGTCAAACAAGCAACGTTGGCGATGGTAGCACCGGGTATTGCAGAAGCATTGATTGCAACGGCTATCGGTTTGTTTGCCGCGATTCCGGCTGTAATGGCCTACAACCGTTTGAGCAATAAGGTGAGTAAGCTTGAACACAATTACGCTACTTTTTCTGAAGAGTTCCATACAATTCTACATCGTCAAGCAATGGCTGGTCGGGAATAA
- the cydX gene encoding cytochrome bd-I oxidase subunit CydX produces MWYFAWILGVLLACAFGIINALWLEHTEMMDKDSE; encoded by the coding sequence ATGTGGTATTTTGCATGGATTCTTGGCGTATTGCTCGCCTGTGCATTCGGTATCATCAATGCTCTTTGGTTAGAGCATACAGAAATGATGGATAAAGATAGTGAGTAA
- the tolR gene encoding protein TolR: MAGYQPKKREMTAEINVVPYIDVMLVLLIIFMVTSPFVTQGVDVELPKTHSAKSAQEMAGESDSSFIIVEIDKEGNLGLSVNDEEVQRGLSLEDVIVRVKAELSIKPNSPVAVGGDAATPYAEVVLVLDELNRAGIPKVGLLTDLK, translated from the coding sequence ATGGCAGGGTATCAACCGAAAAAGCGTGAGATGACCGCCGAGATTAACGTTGTGCCTTATATCGACGTTATGTTGGTGTTGCTCATCATCTTCATGGTGACATCGCCTTTTGTCACTCAAGGCGTGGACGTTGAATTGCCCAAAACGCATTCAGCAAAATCAGCCCAAGAAATGGCAGGTGAGAGTGATTCTAGCTTTATCATTGTTGAGATTGATAAAGAGGGTAACCTTGGTTTAAGCGTCAATGATGAAGAAGTTCAACGCGGCTTATCACTCGAAGATGTGATTGTTCGTGTAAAAGCAGAGCTGTCAATAAAACCTAATTCGCCAGTTGCGGTTGGTGGTGATGCTGCCACCCCTTACGCGGAGGTTGTGTTGGTATTGGACGAATTGAATCGAGCTGGTATTCCTAAAGTAGGGCTACTCACGGATCTTAAGTAA